The Paenibacillus yonginensis genome segment GCCGCGCACGTAGCCGCATAAGAAAAGGCTTCTTCCACGATCTCCGGCCGGGTCACCACATTCCACATACGCTCGGACTCTTCGATGTTAAGCAGGATCATCACTTGCGGATCAGCGGTAAAGCCGTTTTGATGAACCTGCAGTTCCCCGGAACGGGCGGTGGCCTTCCAGTGAATCCGGTTCATGGGATCCCCCGGGGCATAACCGCGAATTCCGGTAATCAGAAACGGATCTTGAACCATCCAGCGCCGGACGGCCAGCTCCCCCTGCCACGTCTTCCAGGAGGAAGGCAGTTCGTCTTCGCTGAGCAGGGCCGGATAAACGACCAGGCGTCTGTCTATCCTGATCTGGCGTGTCGGTGTGAACAAAGCAAACAAATCTCCGCCGGTCATCGTCGCCGAATCAATCCGGTAGATCCCCCGGCGGACACACTGAAGCTGATGCGTCCGCGTGATCCGGGTTCTGGGGCGGATCGTGAACAGGCTGGTGTGATTCTGATAAATATTCCCTTCGCTGATCGTCATCTCCCGGCTTCGTTTGAAGATCAGGGAAGAGGGCAGCATCGCTTCAAGACGCAGCCAGGGCACGGGCAGAAGCTTGCCGTTCTCGATGACCTCAACCATTTCAATCCGGTCGCCGGCATAACAAACCCCCGTGCTGAAATGCCGCTCATAGGTCAGCTTTCTTAACGCGCCTCTGCCCAGTACCAGGCCCTGCAGCACCAGCGTCAGACCGCAGGCTAACAGCAGCCACAGCAGCGCCATCTTATTTCACGCCGCTTTCCAGTGCCGCTTCGCTCGGCACCGCGACCCGTTCCATCGCTTCAAGCAGAATACGCCCGGCAGCATCCTGCGGAGCCCCGTAACGCTTCTTCAGCACAAGCCGGTGGGCACAGACCGGGATCAGCAGATGTTTGATATCGTCCGGCAGCACATATTCCCTGCCTTTCAGCGCCGCATAAGCCTGGCTGGCGCGGAGCAACGCCTGGGTGCCGCGCGGGCTGATGCCCAGCGCCGCTTCCGCATGGCTGCGGGTCGCCTCGGCGAGCGCTACAATATAACTCATCAAATCTTCGTTCACCTCAACCTGGGCACACAGGCGCTGGGCCTCCAGCACCTCTTCAGCCGACGTAACCGGCTCCGCCCGGTCCGCACCAAGGCCAGGCAAGGTGGCTGTCCGTTTCAAAATTTCCCGCGCCTCCGCTGAAGAAGGATAACCTAATTTCATCCGGATCATAAACCGGTCCATCTGGGCTTCCGGAAGCGGAAAAGTCCCCTGGTTGTCCACCGGATTCTGCGTGGCCAGCACC includes the following:
- a CDS encoding DUF58 domain-containing protein; the encoded protein is MALLWLLLACGLTLVLQGLVLGRGALRKLTYERHFSTGVCYAGDRIEMVEVIENGKLLPVPWLRLEAMLPSSLIFKRSREMTISEGNIYQNHTSLFTIRPRTRITRTHQLQCVRRGIYRIDSATMTGGDLFALFTPTRQIRIDRRLVVYPALLSEDELPSSWKTWQGELAVRRWMVQDPFLITGIRGYAPGDPMNRIHWKATARSGELQVHQNGFTADPQVMILLNIEESERMWNVVTRPEIVEEAFSYAATCAALLLHQGMAAGFGHNASVQQEHQDMLRLEPEYGSAQLDRILEAMAAADMKIRMSFFEFLRLEAGREHETTLDYLLVTAHLSEPVREGIRLLEQQGHRVTLAGWPENKEAVV
- a CDS encoding AAA family ATPase, which gives rise to MKVEPVRELAAKLKENIGKVIVGKENEVELLLTALLASGHVLLEDVPGTGKTMLAKSLAASLALSFQRIQFTPDLLPSDLTGIHFYNQKEGEFQFRPGPLFSSVILADEINRATPRTQSSLLECMEERQVSIDGETMELGRPFMVLATQNPVDNQGTFPLPEAQMDRFMIRMKLGYPSSAEAREILKRTATLPGLGADRAEPVTSAEEVLEAQRLCAQVEVNEDLMSYIVALAEATRSHAEAALGISPRGTQALLRASQAYAALKGREYVLPDDIKHLLIPVCAHRLVLKKRYGAPQDAAGRILLEAMERVAVPSEAALESGVK